In a single window of the bacterium genome:
- a CDS encoding bifunctional enoyl-CoA hydratase/phosphate acetyltransferase: protein MAQVTSLKQMAELVKGGPLKRVAVACGQDPDILGALARAVNEKSAKAILIGDQKKTEALAKENNIDPKIFTLIDETDYKKAATRAVEMVKKGEADVLMKGLIDTAVYARAYLNKENGLTTGATVSHVAVFEVPNYPRLLILTDAAQIPYPDFGQKVDMINHAVAVAHKLGIETPKVAVLTATEKVNPKWPCSLEAAQLAKMADRGQIKGCIVDGPLSMDAAVSPECAAGKGLKSPVAGYADILVCPDIHGANFIYKTLAQLAKAELAAMVIGTSAPVVLTSRTDSDETKFMSIVLSALMAK, encoded by the coding sequence GTGGCACAAGTTACCTCACTTAAGCAAATGGCGGAACTGGTCAAGGGCGGACCGTTAAAGAGAGTGGCCGTGGCCTGCGGCCAGGATCCGGACATCCTGGGCGCTTTGGCCCGGGCGGTCAACGAAAAATCAGCCAAGGCCATCCTGATCGGAGACCAGAAAAAGACCGAGGCTCTGGCCAAGGAAAATAATATCGATCCCAAGATATTCACCCTGATCGACGAGACCGACTATAAGAAAGCGGCCACCAGGGCGGTGGAGATGGTCAAAAAAGGCGAGGCCGATGTGCTGATGAAGGGCCTGATAGACACCGCGGTCTACGCCCGGGCCTACCTGAACAAAGAGAACGGCCTGACCACCGGGGCCACCGTCTCCCACGTGGCGGTGTTCGAGGTTCCCAATTATCCCCGGCTGCTGATCCTCACCGACGCCGCCCAGATCCCCTACCCGGACTTCGGGCAGAAAGTGGACATGATCAACCATGCCGTGGCGGTGGCCCACAAACTGGGAATTGAGACCCCCAAGGTGGCGGTGCTGACCGCCACCGAAAAGGTCAATCCCAAATGGCCCTGCAGTCTGGAAGCGGCCCAGCTGGCCAAGATGGCCGACCGGGGGCAGATCAAGGGCTGCATAGTGGACGGACCTCTCTCCATGGACGCCGCGGTTTCCCCCGAATGCGCGGCCGGCAAGGGCCTCAAGTCGCCGGTGGCCGGCTACGCCGACATCCTGGTCTGCCCGGACATCCACGGGGCCAACTTCATTTACAAGACGCTGGCCCAGCTGGCCAAGGCGGAGCTGGCAGCCATGGTCATCGGCACCAGCGCCCCGGTGGTGCTGACTTCGCGCACCGATTCCGACGAGACCAAGTTCATGTCCATAGTGCTTTCGGCGCTGATGGCAAAATGA
- the rpiB gene encoding ribose 5-phosphate isomerase B, translating to MKIAIGTDHRGFALKEQIKAAFSLDNLEFKDFGAQNRDPCDYPDFAIPVAQAVAKGEADKGILVCSTGNGMAIAANKVKGVRAAIAMTPDMARYSRLHNDANILVLPADYIDLQLVPKIVKVWLETGFEGGRHQRRVDKITKYENENK from the coding sequence ATGAAGATCGCCATCGGCACCGATCACCGGGGGTTTGCCCTGAAGGAGCAGATCAAAGCCGCTTTCTCCCTTGACAATCTGGAATTCAAGGACTTTGGGGCCCAGAACCGGGATCCCTGCGATTATCCCGACTTCGCCATTCCGGTGGCCCAAGCGGTAGCCAAAGGCGAGGCGGACAAGGGGATACTGGTCTGCAGCACCGGCAACGGGATGGCCATCGCGGCCAACAAGGTGAAGGGGGTGCGGGCGGCCATCGCCATGACCCCGGACATGGCCCGCTACTCGCGGCTGCACAACGATGCCAACATCCTGGTGCTGCCGGCCGATTACATAGACCTGCAGCTGGTCCCCAAGATAGTCAAGGTCTGGCTGGAGACCGGGTTCGAAGGCGGCCGTCACCAGCGCCGGGTGGACAAGATAACCAAATACGAAAACGAAAACAAATAA
- a CDS encoding Ig-like domain-containing protein: protein VTVNRIAKWNGTSWSALGSGTSANIVYAVAVKGDTVYAGGSFTTAGGISANRIARWDGANWSAMGKGMNNTVQTIAFGDSGVYAGGSFTLADSVSAKYVAKWNGIGWMPMGGGTNGWVNVLVVKDRNVHAGGSFTIAGGKASVKFGIYHDRTDITPPSIVYSTPDSGALNVSLNATVKIAFSEPMRAASFAYTIMPDPGGVSAVWNLGKDTVQITHANFAYATEETISISYAEDLSGNLLTGRNVITFTTIPNQASVITMKTQPSSPQTLGRPYLVQAIIKDLVKKGSKSVTAESLYCRVNGESWSSSGTVSVKGDTFSFNIPAIDSGQIEYYLQAWDNMGVATVEPSSGYHSFDVNTLPPVITYSMPDSGAVSAALTAQVMIVFSVPLDTTSFSFTLLPDPGGLSRTWNAGRDTVRLMHAPFAFAAAETVSITHGEDQFGHLLTGRSTITFTTLSESAGDTNWDGRFGTTAGLGMDGAVVAIAISGTSVYAGGGFHTAGGISANHIAKWVGSSWSALGSGMNSTVNCLAVSETTVYAGGSFTTADGVTVNHIAKWDGTSWSALGSGTGSSIYAIAVKGDTVFAGGIFTTAGGLSANRIAKWNGTSWSAMGSGMNGTVNCLAVSGSDLYVGGVFTSAGGVAANYIAKWNGTSWSALGSGMNGYVRAIAFIGSDLYAGGEFTTAGGATANRIAKWNGSSWSAVGSGMNNHILALSVSGSDLYAGGVFTSAGGDSAKYIAKWNGSAWSALGSGMNNTVNCLAVSETTVYAGGYFTTAGGKSSVYFGIYHFPVIQPPSAVNLISPANGILSGDSTFTFICGTAAAGTYPVDSYRLQIATDNSFVSCRLDTTINDTTLIVSLPSADTIYYWRVSALDTCGNEGSFSSTWKLEIDVKSPAIPALFAPADNSWLASDAAFCTWSPVSKKASAVYYVYKAFVLPDTINPMVVDTTSLTADTLAVSEGRYLWKVEAYDQAGNPPGISGSFNFGYDVTPPAMTSLISPADSLLTNQSNISFTWNICADSVSGLKQYTLQYAYDSAFTAGLAESTLIDTSITISMADSNYYWRIVATDTAGNTSLSMVRYLSIDTYDPAIPSLASPINGCWIDDTTVVCSWGEVAKMIGSAKAAEVKYVIQLDTVNLFTSPAIEDTTVILLDTFHLAEGQYYWRVKAFDLAGNYGSYTGYRIFGIDTTAPLFQSVKALPDDPGAPYGPYEVTSKVYDLSGVKSAYLFRQINSGSWDSTAMFSALDSLRDSIPELIPATDETLSVSYYIKSTDMLDHQSISSTYSFKAIGPLGVAGKPGTSVPAVFALNSAYPNPSRGQTTFKYQLPQVTNVNLTVYNVAGQVVKTLVEGTQGQGAYHVSWDGRDEDGRAAMSGVYFYRLNAAGKNILRKLVLVK from the coding sequence GTTACTGTAAACCGGATAGCCAAATGGAATGGAACCAGTTGGTCGGCCTTGGGCAGCGGCACGAGCGCTAATATTGTCTATGCAGTTGCAGTCAAGGGTGACACTGTATATGCCGGCGGTAGTTTTACCACGGCCGGTGGAATAAGTGCTAATCGTATAGCCAGATGGGACGGTGCGAACTGGTCGGCCATGGGCAAAGGCATGAATAATACTGTTCAGACCATTGCCTTCGGTGATAGTGGCGTATATGCTGGAGGGTCTTTTACTTTAGCCGATAGCGTAAGCGCCAAGTATGTTGCCAAGTGGAACGGAATAGGCTGGATGCCGATGGGCGGCGGCACCAATGGTTGGGTGAATGTTCTGGTTGTCAAGGACAGAAATGTGCATGCCGGTGGTAGTTTTACTATTGCCGGGGGTAAGGCCAGCGTAAAATTCGGGATATACCATGACCGGACCGATATAACCCCGCCCAGCATTGTTTACAGCACACCCGACAGCGGGGCTTTGAATGTGTCTTTGAATGCAACGGTTAAAATAGCCTTTTCCGAGCCGATGAGGGCAGCCAGCTTTGCGTATACTATAATGCCCGATCCGGGCGGCGTGAGCGCTGTCTGGAACCTGGGGAAAGACACAGTGCAGATAACCCATGCCAATTTTGCCTATGCCACCGAGGAGACTATCTCGATATCTTATGCTGAGGACCTATCGGGGAATTTACTGACCGGACGTAACGTGATCACTTTCACGACTATACCCAACCAGGCGTCTGTGATAACCATGAAGACCCAGCCATCCAGCCCGCAGACCTTGGGCCGGCCGTACCTGGTGCAGGCAATAATAAAGGACCTGGTCAAAAAGGGGAGTAAATCCGTTACCGCCGAAAGCCTGTATTGCCGGGTGAATGGAGAGTCCTGGTCAAGTTCGGGGACCGTCAGCGTCAAAGGGGATACCTTCAGTTTTAATATCCCGGCCATCGACAGCGGCCAGATTGAGTATTACCTCCAGGCCTGGGATAATATGGGTGTTGCTACAGTGGAACCGTCATCAGGCTATCATTCTTTCGATGTCAACACCCTGCCTCCTGTTATCACCTACAGCATGCCAGACAGCGGGGCGGTCAGCGCGGCGTTAACTGCCCAGGTAATGATAGTATTTTCAGTGCCGCTGGACACCACAAGCTTCAGCTTCACCTTGCTGCCCGATCCCGGCGGGTTGAGCCGCACCTGGAATGCGGGCCGCGATACAGTGCGCCTCATGCATGCTCCCTTTGCCTTTGCTGCAGCTGAGACTGTCAGCATCACCCATGGGGAGGACCAGTTCGGGCACCTGCTGACCGGGCGGAGCACAATAACATTTACCACCCTGAGCGAATCGGCGGGGGACACCAATTGGGACGGCCGGTTCGGGACGACGGCGGGATTGGGGATGGATGGCGCAGTCGTAGCCATTGCGATCAGCGGAACCAGTGTTTATGCCGGGGGAGGTTTTCACACAGCCGGTGGAATAAGTGCAAACCACATAGCAAAATGGGTCGGATCGTCCTGGTCGGCCCTGGGCAGCGGTATGAATAGTACGGTCAATTGTTTGGCGGTGAGCGAAACCACAGTTTATGCCGGCGGTAGTTTTACCACGGCTGACGGTGTAACCGTGAACCATATAGCCAAATGGGACGGCACCAGTTGGTCGGCCTTGGGTTCTGGGACTGGTAGTAGCATTTATGCAATTGCAGTCAAGGGTGACACTGTTTTTGCCGGCGGTATCTTTACCACTGCCGGTGGATTAAGCGCTAACCGCATTGCCAAATGGAATGGAACCAGTTGGTCGGCCATGGGTAGTGGCATGAACGGTACGGTCAATTGTTTGGCTGTGAGCGGCAGCGACCTTTATGTGGGGGGCGTTTTTACCTCGGCCGGGGGCGTGGCTGCAAATTACATTGCCAAATGGAACGGAACGAGCTGGTCGGCGCTGGGCAGCGGCATGAATGGCTATGTTCGCGCCATTGCGTTCATCGGCAGTGATCTATATGCGGGCGGGGAGTTCACCACGGCCGGGGGAGCGACCGCCAACCGGATAGCCAAATGGAACGGCTCAAGCTGGTCGGCGGTGGGCAGCGGTATGAACAACCACATCCTGGCCCTGTCTGTCAGCGGCAGCGACCTTTATGCCGGGGGCGTTTTTACCTCGGCCGGCGGGGATAGCGCGAAATACATTGCCAAATGGAATGGCTCAGCTTGGTCGGCCCTGGGCAGCGGTATGAATAATACGGTCAATTGTTTGGCGGTGAGCGAAACCACAGTTTATGCCGGCGGTTATTTTACCACGGCTGGCGGGAAAAGCAGCGTATATTTTGGTATATACCATTTCCCGGTCATTCAGCCCCCATCAGCCGTTAACTTGATCTCGCCAGCCAATGGCATACTGTCAGGGGACAGCACCTTTACTTTTATCTGCGGCACCGCCGCAGCTGGCACTTATCCCGTTGATTCATATCGGTTGCAGATCGCTACCGACAACAGCTTTGTTTCCTGCCGTCTTGATACAACAATCAACGATACCACGTTAATAGTATCTCTGCCCTCCGCCGATACCATATACTATTGGCGGGTCAGCGCATTGGATACTTGCGGGAATGAAGGATCGTTTTCATCAACTTGGAAGCTGGAGATCGATGTAAAAAGCCCGGCAATACCGGCATTATTTGCCCCTGCCGACAATTCCTGGCTGGCCTCTGATGCGGCATTCTGCACTTGGAGCCCAGTTAGTAAAAAGGCCTCGGCGGTGTACTATGTTTACAAGGCCTTCGTGCTACCGGATACCATTAATCCCATGGTGGTTGATACAACCAGCCTGACCGCAGATACTCTGGCTGTTTCCGAAGGCCGCTATTTGTGGAAGGTCGAAGCCTATGACCAGGCTGGGAACCCTCCCGGCATCTCCGGTTCCTTCAATTTTGGGTATGATGTGACCCCACCGGCAATGACCTCGTTGATCAGCCCCGCGGACAGTTTGCTTACCAACCAAAGCAATATCAGCTTTACCTGGAACATTTGTGCCGACAGCGTCAGCGGGCTGAAGCAGTATACCCTGCAATATGCCTACGATTCTGCGTTTACTGCCGGTTTGGCTGAATCCACTCTTATAGACACAAGCATAACCATATCAATGGCCGACAGCAACTACTATTGGAGAATTGTTGCAACGGATACGGCAGGGAACACCAGCCTGTCAATGGTCAGATATTTATCAATAGATACTTACGATCCCGCCATCCCCAGCCTGGCTTCACCGATCAACGGCTGCTGGATCGACGATACCACGGTGGTTTGCAGTTGGGGTGAAGTTGCCAAAATGATTGGATCGGCCAAGGCAGCCGAAGTAAAATACGTCATCCAACTGGATACAGTGAATTTATTCACTTCTCCGGCCATAGAGGACACGACGGTTATCCTTCTAGACACCTTCCATCTGGCCGAAGGCCAATATTACTGGCGGGTGAAGGCCTTTGATCTGGCCGGAAACTACGGGAGCTATACCGGCTACAGAATCTTTGGGATAGATACCACGGCACCGCTGTTCCAAAGCGTAAAAGCGCTGCCTGACGATCCGGGTGCGCCTTACGGCCCGTATGAAGTGACAAGTAAAGTGTACGACCTGAGCGGCGTCAAGTCGGCCTACCTGTTCAGACAAATAAACAGCGGAAGCTGGGACAGTACGGCTATGTTCTCGGCCTTGGACTCTTTAAGAGACAGCATTCCGGAGCTTATCCCGGCCACCGATGAGACCTTGTCTGTCAGCTATTACATCAAATCCACGGACATGCTGGATCACCAGAGCATCAGTTCTACCTATAGCTTCAAGGCCATCGGGCCATTGGGTGTGGCTGGCAAACCCGGAACTTCGGTGCCAGCGGTCTTTGCCCTCAACAGTGCCTATCCCAACCCATCTAGAGGCCAGACCACCTTCAAATACCAACTGCCTCAGGTCACCAATGTAAACCTGACGGTGTACAATGTGGCCGGCCAGGTGGTAAAGACCTTAGTGGAAGGGACCCAAGGCCAAGGTGCCTATCATGTCAGCTGGGACGGCCGGGATGAGGACGGGCGGGCCGCCATGTCAGGAGTGTATTTTTACCGGCTGAATGCGGCGGGGAAAAATATTTTAAGAAAATTGGTTTTGGTCAAATGA